One Bacillus sp. SM2101 genomic window, ATCGTTGAAGGGTGGCACTTAGTGAAAAATCAAAATTTAAGTGTTATTCATGAACGTATGCCAGCTAATACATCTGAATCAAATCATTACCATCAACAATCACACCAATTCTTCTTTGTCTTATCAGGAATAGCAACTATTAAGGTAGATGGTAAAGAGATAACCTTAAATCCTCAAGAGGGAATTGAAGTTCCTCCTTTGGTACCCCACCAAATGTGTAACAGGTCAAATAATGAAGTTGAGTTTATGTTGATTTCACAACCATCAAGTAAAGGTGATAGGTTTTTGGTAGATTAAATTTATTGAACAATTTGACGCAAGAATGTGGTTAAGGGTATTATGTTTTGAACAATATTGCGTAAATCAGATACTGTAGTAACCAAAATGGACAATTTGTCAACTATGTTTAAGATGATTCAACGACATAAGCAAGTTTCCTATCAGGCGTAAAGGCGACAATACCTTAAACGCCGTCCGCTATTTGAATGATAGAGATCATGCT contains:
- a CDS encoding cupin domain-containing protein; its protein translation is MKISKNNAEHYILGDIVEGWHLVKNQNLSVIHERMPANTSESNHYHQQSHQFFFVLSGIATIKVDGKEITLNPQEGIEVPPLVPHQMCNRSNNEVEFMLISQPSSKGDRFLVD